GAAGCGGACGACTGGATTTCCAAAGCGGCGGTGAATTTCGCAGAACAGCACGGTCACGTGCTCATCTCCAGTAGCGACAAGGACTTCATGCAATTGGTCTCGGATCGAGTCCACCTCATCAAGCCTGGGCAGGAAGCGGGGTCTACTTTTGGGCCGGCCGAGGTTCTCGCCAAGACAGGCGTTCAACCGCAGCAAATTGTCGATTGGCTCAGCCTGATGGGCGATTCCGTGGACGGGATACCAGGCGTCCCTTCGGTGGGTCCCAAAACGGCAAGTGACTTGCTCCGGAAATATGGCACGCTGCAAGAAATCCTGAATCAAACAGGGACCCTGATGCCGGAAAGGCTGCGGCACGCGATCGTGTCCCATGCATCGTCCCTTGGTCGCAATCAAGAGCTTATTGCCTTGCGTACGGAAATACCAGTCCCCGTCGATTTCAAGGCCTGTGATTTAGGGCAGTTTTGCCCGGTGTCCTGGCGGGGATTTTGTGCCCAGTGGGGATTCAACTCCTTGGCGCGTGGATTTGACACACTCTCGAACGAGCGAGAA
The DNA window shown above is from Verrucomicrobiota bacterium and carries:
- a CDS encoding 5'-3' exonuclease encodes the protein MSERIPSAMIEKSEHSAQTLMLIDGHAQAYRSFFAIRELKSRTGQPANAVFGFFKSLISLMAQHRPSHLAVIWDGGLDAKRVALHPAYKAQRPPMPESLDSQIDAIAEGLRSGHFATWMQEGVEADDWISKAAVNFAEQHGHVLISSSDKDFMQLVSDRVHLIKPGQEAGSTFGPAEVLAKTGVQPQQIVDWLSLMGDSVDGIPGVPSVGPKTASDLLRKYGTLQEILNQTGTLMPERLRHAIVSHASSLGRNQELIALRTEIPVPVDFKACDLGQFCPVSWRGFCAQWGFNSLARGFDTLSNEREQPELCLT